One part of the Coffea eugenioides isolate CCC68of chromosome 10, Ceug_1.0, whole genome shotgun sequence genome encodes these proteins:
- the LOC113749974 gene encoding F-box protein At1g78280 → MNPMDMDEARESQFQPAASVPAAAVPEDRRFQALGDLRFLPDETLCAILTYLSPHDIGRLSCVSSVMYIFCNEEPLWMTLCLKNVNRQLEYKGSWKRTTLHQMDLLTEYEKTPAKQLHFNGFYSLFLYRRLYRCYTTLDGFSFDNGNVDRKKDLSLQEFYDDYDGQKPVLISGLADTWPARNSWTFEQLLQNYGDLAFRLSQRSSRKVMMTFKDYVSYTQIQHDEDPLYIFDDKFGEVAPKLLKDYSVPHLFQEDFFDVLGRDERPPFRWLIIGPERSGASWHVDPALTSAWNTLLCGRKRWALYPPGKVPLGVTVHVNEDDGDVNIDTPSSLQWWLDFYPLLSDEDKPIECTQLPGETIFVPSGWWHCVLNLEASVAVTQNFVNSKNFEFVCLDMAPGYRHKGLCRAGILALDEGSLVDVKNDSSCEENHVRCSDFIRKEKRMKTHQPPESDNLENVEFVYDIKFLSRFLDQERDHYNSEWSSSNVIGQRNMRGWLQKLWVKRPELRGLIWKGACLALNAGRWHDRLREICAFNDFPLPTDEEKLPVGTGSNPVYLVAENVIKILVERGLEASLYALGTELQFYNLLDQVNSPLKDHIPVVLASGILFLKDGSWQVIPWDGKGVPELNENFNMVPENHNEVDYPFGIWNKKQFEYHKVRLSSLESGNPEGCSTVWPFIVLKRCRGKIFADLRESLSWNDMLNLATFLGEQLRNLHTLPYPSFNVSNLLVSEQRTELPLGNGFLDDTAEKTSFSPELSTYIKTLNKKKEDISSRLTKWGDPIPVTLIDKVGEYIPEDFEKFFNMFEDDKSVAKPYTWIHSDVMDDNIQMKPCNLTSCLGESTHDPSPVNNGCANDHNGSTKSNSWRPCHIIDFSDLSLGHPICDLIPVHVDVFRGDSRLLKQFLESYKLPIVGRKSAENSRFGRASYLTMCLCILHDENVVGAIFSLWKELRQAKSWEEVEEKVWGDLNNYTGFDD, encoded by the exons ATGAATCCGATGGACATGGACGAAGCTCGCGAGTCGCAATTTCAACCAGCAGCTTCAGTTCCAGCGGCGGCGGTGCCCGAGGATCGGAGGTTTCAGGCGCTGGGAGACCTCCGTTTCCTTCCCGACGAAACTCTCTGCGCGATTTTAACTTATCTTTCTCCTCACGACATCGGCCGCCTCTCCTGTGTCAGCAG TGTGATGTATATTTTTTGCAATGAGGAGCCATTATGGATGACTCTTTGCCTTAAAAATGTGAATCGTCAGCTTGAGTATAAAGGCTCCTGGAAGAGAACCACTCTTCATCA AATGGATCTTTTGACTGAATATGAAAAAACCCCAGCAAAGCAGCTGCATTTCAATG GGTTTTACTCTCTGTTTCTTTATCGGAGGTTATATCGGTGCTACACCACATTGGATGGATTCTCTTTCGACAATGGAAATGTGGATAGAAAAAAGGACCTTTCTTTACAAGAGTTCTATGATGATTATGATGGGCAAAAACCA GTGCTAATTAGTGGTTTGGCTGATACTTGGCCAGCAAGAAATTCTTGGACGTTTGAACAGCTACTACAGAACTATGGAGACCTAGCATTTCGATTATCTCAGAGGAGTTCTCGGAAGGTTATGATGACCTTCAAGGATTATGTGTCATACACGCAGATTCAGCATGATGAGGACCCTCTCTACATTTTTGATGACAAG TTTGGAGAAGTTGCACCTAAGTTGCTGAAGGACTATAGTGTCCCGCACCTGTTCCAAGAAGACTTCTTTGATGTATTAGGTAGAGATGAACGACCACCCTTTAGATGGCTCATTATTGGGCCGGAGCGGTCTGGTGCCTCATGGCATGTTGATCCAGCTCTTACCAGTGCTTGGAATACTCTCCTATGCGGACGTAAAAG GTGGGCCTTGTATCCTCCAGGAAAAGTACCTCTAGGAGTGACAGTACATGTAAACGAAGATGATGGTGATGTGAACATAGATACTCCATCATCCTTACAG TGGTGGTTGGATTTTTATCCTCTTCTATCTGATGAAGACAAGCCAATTGAGTGCACTCAGCTTCCTGGTGAGACAATATTTGTCCCAAGTGGATGGTGGCATTGTGTGCTTAACTTGGAAGCCAGTGTTGCTGTCACGCAGAATTTTGTGAATTCCAAAAACTTTGAGTTTGTATGTCTAGATATGGCTCCTGGTTACAGACATAAAGGTCTCTGTCGTGCTGGAATTCTTGCTCTTGATGAAGGCAGTTTAGTGGATGTTAAAAATGACTCTTCATGTGAGGAAAATCATGTGAGGTGCTCAGACTTcataaggaaagaaaagagaatgaAAACGCACCAGCCACCAGAGAGTGATAACCTAGAAAATGTGGAATTTGTTTATGACATTAAATTCTTATCGAGGTTTTTGGATCAAGAGAGGGACCACTATAACTCCGAATGGAGCTCAAGCAACGTCATTGGACAACGGAACATGAGAGGATGGCTGCAGAAGCTTTGGGTCAAGAGACCAGAACTTAGAGGCCTGATATGGAAG GGAGCCTGTCTTGCATTAAATGCTGGCAGATGGCATGATCGCTTGAGGGAAATATGTGCCTTTAATGACTTTCCTTTACCTACAGATGAAGAGAAGCTTCCTGTTGGGACGGGTAGCAATCCT gTTTATCTGGTTGCTGAAAATGTGATAAAAATACTTGTTGAACGAGGGCTTGAAGCTTCTCTTTATGCTTTAGGCACCGAG CTTCAGTTTTATAATCTACTAGATCAAGTTAACTCTCCCTTGAAGGATCACATTCCTGTTGTTCTGGCTAGCGGGATTCTTTTTCTCAAAGATGGGTCGTGGCAAGTTATCCCTTGGGATGGCAAAGGGGTCCCTGAGTTGAATGAAAACTTTAATATGGTTCCTGAAAACCATAATGAAGTTGATTATCCTTTTGGAATCTGGAACAAAAAGCAATTTGAATATCACAAAGTCAGGCTGTCATCGCTTGAATCAGGAAATCCTGAAGGATGCTCAACTGTGTGGCCCTTTATAGTGTTAAAAAGATGCAGAGGGAAGATATTTGCCGACCT AAGAGAGAGCCTCTCATGGAATGACATGCTAAACTTGGCTACCTTTCTGGGGGAACAGCTGCGCAACCTTCATACTCTACCTTATCCATCTTTTAATGTTTCAAATTTGCTAGTTAGTGAACAGAGAACAGAGCTTCCTCTGGGCAATGGCTTTCTGGATGATACTGCAGAAAAAACTAGCTTTTCTCCAGAACTGAGTACATATATAAAGACTttaaacaagaagaaagaggATATATCTAGCCGTTTGACTAAGTG GGGTGACCCAATTCCTGTAACACTGATTGACAAAGTTGGTGAATACATTCCGGAAgactttgaaaagtttttcAATATGTTTGAG GATGACAAGAGTGTTGCTAAACCTTACACCTGGATACACTCGGATGTCATGGATGACAATATCCAAATGAAACCATGTAACTTGACCTCTTGCTTGGGAGAAAGTACTCATGATCCTAGTCCAGTAAATAATGGATGTGCGAACGACCATAATGGCAGTACCAAGAGCAATTCTTGGCGTCCTTGCCACATTATTGATTTCAGTGATCTTTCTTTAG GACATCCAATTTGTGATCTGATACCAGTACATGTAGATGTCTTTAGAGGAGATTCCCGTCTCTTGAAGCAATTCCTTGAAAGCTATAAACTTCCAATAGTTGGGAGAAAATCAGCAGAGAATAGTAGGTTTGGGCGGGCATCATATTTGACAAT GTGTCTCTGCATTCTGCATGATGAGAATGTTGTAGGTGCTATTTTCAGTTTATGGAAAGAACTCAGGCAGGCAAAATCTTGGGAGGAAGTTGAGGAGAAAGTGTGGGGAGATTTGAATAATTACACGGGCTTTGATGATTAA
- the LOC113749814 gene encoding purine permease 1-like, with the protein MDMEAAIQGGKHNMLNKFKICISMKTLMVLFNCILLTIGQVGGPLLVRIYFLHGGKRKWLTAWLLTAGFPLLILPISISYFKNRSNASSPKFLVPPRLVAASAFLGFLLGIDSYLYTFGMSYLPVSVSSLLGSSQLAFTAIFAYFVVKHKFTHYSINAVVLMTFGSAILGLHMNGDRPSGESHANYTLGFFMTLGAAALHGFIMPAFEYAQKKAEVTVTFDLFLQVQFLVSMFATLFCTIPMIINKDFQAIPQEAAEFELGPMKYYMILVMAGIALQCMMIGSTGVIFSSSSLFGGIVTSLLVPVQQIFAIFCLAESFSGEKGMALAMCLWGFASYFYGEYKVNQKQPDVKHEPEHEEV; encoded by the exons ATGGACATGGAGGCTGCAATTCAAGGTGGAAAGCACAACATGCTTAATAAGTTCAAGATTTGCATATCCATGAAGACTCTGATGGTTCTCTTCAACTGCATCTTATTGACCATTGGCCAAGTTGGTGGTCCATTGCTTGTGAGAATTTACTTCTTGcatggagggaaaagaaaatggcTCACTGCTTGGTTACTCACTGCTGGTTTTCCCTTACTTATCCTCCCAATTAGCATCTCATATTTTAAAAATCGATCCAACGCTTCGTCTCCAAAGTTTTTGGTCCCTCCTAGACTTGTCGCCGCTAGTGCCTTCTTGGGATTTCTTCTGGGCATAGATAGCTACTTGTACACCTTTGGCATGTCTTACCTCCCCGTTTCGGTTTCTTCCCTTCTGGGCTCGAGCCAACTTGCCTTCACGGCAATTTTCGCCTACTTTGTAGTTAAGCACAAATTCACTCACTATTCAATCAATGCTGTGGTTCTAATGACCTTTGGATCGGCTATTTTGGGACTGCACATGAACGGGGATCGTCCCAGTGGCGAATCACATGCCAATTACACGCTGGGATTTTTCATGACCCTTGGTGCTGCTGCTCTTCATGGATTTATAATGCCAGCATTCGAATACGCACAGAAGAAGGCTGAAGTTACCGTCACGTTCGACCTCTTCTTGCAAGTTCAGTTCCTTGTGTCGATGTTTGCCACCCTGTTCTGTACCATCCCCATGATAATCAACAAGGATTTTCAG GCAATTCCACAAGAGGCTGCAGAATTTGAACTTGGACCAATGAAGTACTACATGATACTGGTAATGGCTGGGATTGCATTGCAGTGTATGATGATAGGGAGCACTGGGGTTATTTTCAGCTCTTCATCCCTCTTTGGGGGAATTGTGACTTCTCTTTTAGTACCAGTCCAACAGATATTTGCTATTTTTTGCTTAGCGGAAAGCTTCAGTGGCGAAAAAGGGATGGCCTTGGCGATGTGCCTTTGGGGTTTTGCCTCTTACTTTTATGGAGAATACAAAGTAAACCAGAAGCAGCCAGACGTTAAACATGAGCCAGAGCATGAGGAAGTTTGA